The DNA window GCCGTGGTCGATGAGGACACCCACGCCCGGAACATGAAGCTGGACCACTCCTTCAAGATCGTCCAGGTCCAGAAGCGCGTCATCACTCAGGAGCTCCAGAAGGGTGCGGAGGCCGACATGGAGATGGTCGAGCGCGCCCTGGAGACCATCGAGATCACCGCGACCAACGGCCGCGACATGCTGGCCGATCTGGTGGGCCGCGGTGAGAAGAAGAGCGGGGGCGACGACGGCGACGCCGGCGGTGCAACCATCGAAGGCGATATCGTCCGCTGACCCGCAGTTCCGATACAGGAGAGAGCACCTATGGCTGAGGCCACCACTGAGGAGAACCCCTTCGGCGAGTTCCCGCATCGGATCGTCGACCCCAAGGGCGACGGGCTGACCCGGATCGGCAGCGTCAACGTCAACGGCATCCGAGCCGCCCACCGCAAGGGTATGGGGGAGTGGCTGGCCTCCCGCGAGATCGACATCCTCGCTCTTCAGGAGGTGCGCGCCGACGGTGCCACCCTGACCAAGCTGGTCCAGGACATGACCGAATCCACCGGCAAGACCTGGCACATCCACGAACATGAGGCCGCCCAGAAGGGTCGCGCCGGAGTCGCCATCCTCTCGACCCAGGCGCCGGTGGCCACCCGGACCGGGATCGGCGAGGGCCACCCCGAGGACGACGGTCGCTGGATCGAGGCCGACTATGAGCTGGGCGACGGCAGCACGCTGACCGTGGTCAGCGTCTACGTCCACTCCGGTGAGGTCGGAACCGAGAAGCAGGACCACAAGATGCGCTTCCTGCAGTACATGCTGGACTACCTGCCGCAGCTGGCCCAGCGAGTGGATCACGTGCTGGTCATGGGTGACCTCAACGTGGGCCACACCGAGCTGGACATCAAGAACTGGAAGGGAAATCGGAAGAACTCCGGCTTCCTGCCGGAGGAGCGCGCCTACTTCGATCAGTACTTCGGAGAGGCCGGCTACGTCGACGTCGCCCGTTCCCTTGCCGGCGAGGTTGAGGGGCCCTACACCTGGTGGTCCTACCGCGGGAAGGCCTTCGACAACGACACCGGCTGGCGCATCGACTATCAGATGGCCACTCCGGCCCTGGCCGAGCTGGCCTCCAACGCCAAGGTGGACCGCGCGCTGGACTACTCGCTGCGCTGGTCCGACCACGCCCCGCTGATGGTGGACTACCGCCTGCCGTGATGCGCTGAGCAGGCTGCCGCTGCCTGACACAGGACCCTGAGCCTCTGACGTAGATTCGTTCAGAACGCGCTGCTTGGTAGTCTGACAGCGATATCTCCGCGCGGGCGCAGGTCTTCTTCTGCCCCGCCGCATAGCCGTGACGAGACTGAGGAACGAACTGTGACTGAGCGCGTACTCTCCGGAATGCAGCCCTCCGCTGATTCCCTCCACCTGGGCAACTACCTCGGAGCGCTCGTCAACTGGGTTGAGATGCAGGAGCGCTATGACGCGTTCTTCTTCATCCCGGATATGCACGCCATCACCGTGGCCCAGCCGCCGGAGGAGCTGCGGCAGCGCGTCCGGCGCACCGCTGCCCAGTACATCGCCGGAGGCATCGACCCGGAGCGCTCCACGCTCTTCGTCCAATCGCATGTGCCCGAGCACGCTCAGCTGGCCTGGCTGATGATCTGCAGCACCGGCATGGGCGAGGCCTCCCGCATGACCCAGTTCAAGGACAAGACGGCCAAGGGAGGCGCCGATGCGGCCAGCGTCGGACTGTTCACCTACCCCATGCTGCAGGCCGCTGACATCCTTCTCTACCAGCCCCACGGCGTCCCGGTGGGGGAGGACCAGAAGCAGCACGTGGAGCTGGCCCGCAACCTGGCCCAGCGGTTCAACCACCGCTACGGCGAGACCTTCCGTCTGCCTGAGCCCTACATCCCGGCGGAGGGAGCTCGGATCTACGATCTGCAGAATCCGACGGCCAAGATGTCCAAGTCCGCGGAGTCGCCCAACGGTCTGCTCAACCTGCTGGACACCGATCAGCAGATCGCCAAGAAGATCAAGTCTGCGGTCACCGACGACGGCAGCGAGATCAGGTTCGACCGTGAGGCCAAGCCTGGGGTGTCCAACCTGCTGAGCATCTACTCGGTGCTCAGCGGCACGACCATCGATGAGCTGGTGGCCGAGTACGAGGGCAAGATGTACGGGCACCTGAAGGTCGACCTGGCCGACGTCGTCGTCGCCAAGCTGGGCCCGGTGCGGGACCGGGCCGAAGAGCTGCTCCGTGACCCTGCAGAGCTGGATGCGCTGCTGGCCAAGGGCGCGGCCAAGGCCCGTTCTGTGGCCTCTGAGACGCTGGCTCAGGCCTACGACAGGATCGGTTTCCTGCCGGCGGGGTCCTAGGTCCGACAGTGCCACAGACCAATCCCAGCCGGCTGAGGCCGCGGACCGGCCACCACAACGCCTTGGTCGACGCCGCGAAGTCGCGGATCGAGAAGATCGATGATTCGCAGGAGACCTCGCAGAAGACCAACCCCCTGCACGCCGAGAAGCTGATCCAGGCCGAGCTGCAGGCGCGGATGGAGTTCGGGCGGCGCAGGCGCGACGGATCCGGACTCCCCACCGTGGCGCTGGCGCTCCTGGGGTGGAGGCTGGCCCGGGTGAACCGGACTCGGCCCGTCCGAGCCGTGAACCTGTTCTTCTTCCGCTACGGCACGGTCATGGCCGCCGGTGCGGCCTACATGATGTTCTTCTCCGTGGCCGCCCTGCTGTGGGCGGGGTTCTCCGTGGCCGGAATCGTGGTGGGCAACAGCCCGGAGTACCAGCAGCTGATCATCCAGTCGGTGAACAACGCGCTGCCCGGCCTGCTGAGCGACGGCGGCCTGATGACCGAGGAACAGGTCGAGGCCCTCTTCCACGTGGGCGGGTTCAACCTCTCCCTGAGTATCGCGGTGATCCTGGCGATCTTCACCTCGCTGAGCTGGCTGCACGGACTGCGCTCCGGGATGCGCAGCATCTGGGAGCGGCCGCTGATGGCCGAGAACATCGTGGCAGTCAAGGTCAAGGACCTCGGTGTCCTGACTCTGCTGGGTGTGGTCGCACTGACCTCGGCGATCCTCGGCTTCATCAGCCATACCTTCATCGAGGAGATCTTCGAACTCTTCGACTGGGACTCCCAAGGGGGCCTCGCCCAGCTGACCCGCCTGGCCTCTCTGGTCATCTCCTTCGGCCTGGACATGGTGGTGGCCGTGCTGCTGATGCGCCTGGCCTCGCACCTGGTGATCCCGGTGAGCGCCCTGTGGCAGTCTGCTCTGATCGCCGGCATTGGGGCCTCGCTGCTGCGCCTGCTCTCGGCCCAGCTGCTGAGCAACTTCAGCGACAGCCCGAACCCCCTGCTCAGCGGCTTCGGTGCAGTCCTGGGAGCCTTCTTCTACTTCTACCTCTTCGGGCTGGTCTACCTCGTAGCGGCGGCGTGGGGCGCTGTGGCGGCCTCTGACCACGCCCACCACAAGGGCCCCACCCGGCAGGGCTGAGTTCTGGACTAGGCTCGTAGGGAACAGCGTCCGCTGTCCCTTCGAAAGCCTGCAGAGAGGTGAGCAGCCACAATGGTCACAGCATTGGTCATGATGAAGACCGAGCCGCATAAGATCCCCGAATCGGCTCAGCTGATCGCGGATATCGAAGAGGTCGACGCCGTCTACTCGGTCACCGGGAAGTGGGACCTGGTGGCCACGGTGAAGACGGCCGACTTCGAAGACCTCAGCGAAGTCATCCCCGCCAAGATCGCCAAAGTGGCCACCATCTACGAGACCGAGACTATGGTCGCCTTCCGCACCTACTCCTCCCAAGATCTGGAAGCAGGCTTCGCCCTGGGCGAGTAGGGGAGAGCCCGGCACACAGCTGCACAGACGACTGAGGGCCCCTGGGAACATCCCAGGGGCCCTCAGTCGTCTGTGCTCGGCGAGGCGGCCGGTCAGCCGCTCAGAGGCTGCGGGTCAGGATGGCCGTCTTGACCTCTTGGATGGCCTTGGTGACCTCGATGCCGCGTGGGCATGCGTCCGTGCAGTTGAAGGTGGTGCGGCAGCGCCACACGCCCTCACGGTCGTTGAGGACCTCCAGGCGCATGTCGCCGGCGTCGTCGCGGGAGTCGAAGATGAAG is part of the Nesterenkonia lacusekhoensis genome and encodes:
- a CDS encoding Lrp/AsnC family transcriptional regulator; its protein translation is MVTALVMMKTEPHKIPESAQLIADIEEVDAVYSVTGKWDLVATVKTADFEDLSEVIPAKIAKVATIYETETMVAFRTYSSQDLEAGFALGE
- a CDS encoding YihY/virulence factor BrkB family protein, with product MPQTNPSRLRPRTGHHNALVDAAKSRIEKIDDSQETSQKTNPLHAEKLIQAELQARMEFGRRRRDGSGLPTVALALLGWRLARVNRTRPVRAVNLFFFRYGTVMAAGAAYMMFFSVAALLWAGFSVAGIVVGNSPEYQQLIIQSVNNALPGLLSDGGLMTEEQVEALFHVGGFNLSLSIAVILAIFTSLSWLHGLRSGMRSIWERPLMAENIVAVKVKDLGVLTLLGVVALTSAILGFISHTFIEEIFELFDWDSQGGLAQLTRLASLVISFGLDMVVAVLLMRLASHLVIPVSALWQSALIAGIGASLLRLLSAQLLSNFSDSPNPLLSGFGAVLGAFFYFYLFGLVYLVAAAWGAVAASDHAHHKGPTRQG
- the trpS gene encoding tryptophan--tRNA ligase, which produces MTERVLSGMQPSADSLHLGNYLGALVNWVEMQERYDAFFFIPDMHAITVAQPPEELRQRVRRTAAQYIAGGIDPERSTLFVQSHVPEHAQLAWLMICSTGMGEASRMTQFKDKTAKGGADAASVGLFTYPMLQAADILLYQPHGVPVGEDQKQHVELARNLAQRFNHRYGETFRLPEPYIPAEGARIYDLQNPTAKMSKSAESPNGLLNLLDTDQQIAKKIKSAVTDDGSEIRFDREAKPGVSNLLSIYSVLSGTTIDELVAEYEGKMYGHLKVDLADVVVAKLGPVRDRAEELLRDPAELDALLAKGAAKARSVASETLAQAYDRIGFLPAGS
- a CDS encoding exodeoxyribonuclease III encodes the protein MAEATTEENPFGEFPHRIVDPKGDGLTRIGSVNVNGIRAAHRKGMGEWLASREIDILALQEVRADGATLTKLVQDMTESTGKTWHIHEHEAAQKGRAGVAILSTQAPVATRTGIGEGHPEDDGRWIEADYELGDGSTLTVVSVYVHSGEVGTEKQDHKMRFLQYMLDYLPQLAQRVDHVLVMGDLNVGHTELDIKNWKGNRKNSGFLPEERAYFDQYFGEAGYVDVARSLAGEVEGPYTWWSYRGKAFDNDTGWRIDYQMATPALAELASNAKVDRALDYSLRWSDHAPLMVDYRLP